One genomic region from Antedon mediterranea chromosome 3, ecAntMedi1.1, whole genome shotgun sequence encodes:
- the LOC140044420 gene encoding uncharacterized protein yields the protein MFNTHNQTRNCGGNFAIGPDQSSMGQNYGHYMANMYDGYQNNPTHVKQYPGNVGNDHFLASSTDNDGGVSGMNNQAGIFNNVDNLQSQNYSSYANSGYGMAIPDSVATQNRSFSINSSANNDTFDQTKPTAGYGAGIPGKNLGYPMGSGPIGSRRVSAPAGSAQRNFQQRSSAFTQQDMTFPGSDMNTGFTQDHQMVHSLTHRNYPSEQYGMHQSNNMYSSNELPISSGGNLQNYQKYPSSYSNSSMGIRAQKGNYSMTRTGVYPGGASTAMTRTTSRSTIQRSFSTGRVDDRMAASGGQLLPSGGSGQLLPSASFELNRGFMNGTEFGNVQMKERVPLMDSMGQPLANQGSLDQMNRLSTQRLRHYGPPPANQGMDFSNVQGMDSSFPNTNFNPMQSTQPLNSNPSTFDTGMTNTIQNMSPSGTTNMNMDSMGLVNQTANSGYMNSGFPNNENFNIPRTQRYQNKSDGYGSGLPNMNGTDMIGSYDPNINHMSMGKMNSSNPMQFQQQATRRQLARTDRIFSQELEKLAKLSRNPMSEPFTASPIVPPIDSTMNPQINTFPGPTETVPSPNSFPKTAISPEFQPEPLPQPSQIPESDTFMQNTQMNRKPTKQMQSLPTTPFSGPSTPSNQATTTDIPVSSSPANNTPVSNTFTNNDSGGLQSSEFTDTKVDAEKRQNKHLQRLTSHTMKDKQSDSKNQQGDYISHGNAEGNTEGSSQNCIAALSAACRNMIAVMDSSMPKQKTPTQGQVSSSLPSFETLTTTNNPTPSYPSNQIGMTQNSMANNNANMNSFNNNQFNMNTDYSFGGTNHYMGVDFQMQYHDFLEQSLPMQMTHKRPDEKPKRTRRRKVSEDMSDQISNTTGQKRRRSTKKSQNPPSVDSIGTPQSTDNCATPALSDNFLDELTNTGTCNTPMQSMSFGSLNSHTPSPNCVNSKPSPCQDGLSGNFDNFESVFSPDTTAQSLPQESDDGTNCGLNVNTSLNSSKPSTPNRPSSNYSNASLPIVSPKSGSHFNSQPNSLPTSTSSEFNVSQVPAENVMQEAGKDSAHPLEILQQQIQIQRQQFNLGDTRSIGKDSSTVTTSSCNNINRSSDISVDALITDKNSAWYMTNDSKKDEVLLPWEDSKKAPSTIPTKVEQVDRRTQHKLSEQKRRETIKNSFENLKKVVPDCQNLADQNQQSVLLKAQTFIVDMIDKQHRQKLKADNFECLKSKNRQLEQNITRIQQEYEILSNMD from the coding sequence ATGTTTAACACACACAATCAAACTAGAAATTGTGGAGGAAACTTTGCGATAGGTCCAGACCAATCTAGCATGGGCCAAAATTATGGACATTATATGGCAAACATGTACGATGGATATCAAAATAATCCGACACATGTGAAACAATATCCTGGAAATGTTGgaaatgatcattttttagcTAGTAGTACAGATAATGATGGTGGTGTATCGGGAATGAATAATCAAGCTGgcatttttaataatgttgataaCTTACAATCGCAAAATTATTCTTCGTATGCTAATTCTGGATATGGTATGGCTATTCCAGACAGTGTTGCCACACAAAACCGTTCATTTTCCATTAATTCTTCTGCTAATAATGACACTTTCGATCAGACAAAACCAACAGCAGGATATGGTGCAGGAATTCCAGGAAAGAACTTGGGATATCCTATGGGCTCTGGGCCTATTGGGAGTAGACGTGTGTCAGCTCCAGCAGGATCAGCTCAGCGAAATTTCCAGCAAAGAAGTAGTGCTTTTACACAGCAGGATATGACATTTCCTGGTTCCGATATGAACACTGGTTTTACACAAGACCACCAAATGGTACATTCTCTGACACATAGGAACTATCCAAGTGAACAATATGGCATGCATCAAtctaataatatgtacagttCTAATGAACTCCCAATTAGTAGTGGAGGTAATTTACAAAACTATCAAAAATATCCGTCGTCTTATTCAAACTCGAGTATGGGAATACGGGCTCAAAAAGGTAACTACAGCATGACACGAACCGGAGTTTACCCAGGTGGCGCATCAACGGCAATGACTCGTACGACATCTCGTTCTACCATACAGCGAAGTTTTTCTACGGGTAGAGTTGACGATAGAATGGCTGCGAGTGGTGGTCAGTTGTTGCCGAGTGGCGGTAGTGGTCAGTTACTACCGAGTGCCAGCTTTGAGTTAAACAGAGGATTTATGAATGGAACTGAATTTGGAAATGTGCAAATGAAAGAGAGAGTTCCTTTAATGGATTCAATGGGTCAACCATTAGCCAATCAAGGATCTCTTGATCAAATGAATCGTTTATCAACGCAACGTTTAAGACATTATGGTCCACCCCCTGCTAACCAGGGTATGGATTTCTCAAATGTTCAAGGAATGGATTCTAGTTTTCCAAATACAAATTTCAACCCTATGCAGTCAACACAACCTTTGAACTCTAACCCATCAACCTTTGACACTGGCATGACAAACACGATTCAGAATATGAGTCCGTCTGGTACAACTAACATGAATATGGATAGTATGGGTTTGGTAAATCAGACCGCAAACTCTGGATATATGAACTCTGGATTCCCAAACAATGAAAATTTCAACATTCCACGAACTCAACGATATCAGAATAAATCAGACGGTTACGGATCAGGATTACCTAACATGAACGGAACCGACATGATTGGTTCTTACGACCCGAACATTAATCATATGTCAATGGGTAAAATGAACTCTTCCAATCCTATGCAATTCCAACAACAAGCTACCCGCAGACAGCTTGCACGTACTGATCGTATTTTTAGCCAGGAATTAGAAAAACTAGCAAAACTTTCTCGTAATCCAATGTCCGAACCATTTACTGCTTCTCCGATTGTTCCGCCGATCGATTCAACGATGAATCCGCAAATAAACACTTTTCCAGGACCCACCGAAACAGTACCATCTCCAAACAGTTTCCCAAAGACAGCAATTTCGCCCGAGTTTCAACCCGAGCCACTACCTCAGCCTTCGCAGATACCTGAAAGTGACACGTTCATGCAGAACACGCAAATGAACCGTAAACCCACCAAACAAATGCAGAGTTTACCCACCACGCCTTTTTCGGGACCGTCTACGCCTAGTAATCAAGCAACTACAACCGATATCCCAGTCTCGTCTTCACCAGCTAATAACACGCCGGTTTCAAATACGTTTACAAATAACGATTCTGGAGGGTTGCAATCTTCCGAATTTACAGATACAAAAGTGGATGCTGAAAAACGTCAAAATAAACACTTGCAAAGACTGACGTCGCATACTATGAAAGACAAACAATCTGACTCAAAAAATCAACAGGGTGATTATATCTCCCATGGTAACGCTGAAGGAAACACAGAGGGCAGCAGTCAAAATTGTATTGCAGCTTTATCGGCTGCATGTCGTAATATGATTGCTGTTATGGATAGTTCAATGCCTAAGCAGAAGACACCAACTCAAGGACAAGTTAGCAGTTCTCTCCCAAGTTTTGAAACACTTACCACTACTAACAATCCAACGCCGAGTTATCCGAGTAATCAGATTGGAATGACCCAAAACAGTATGGCTAATAATAACGCTAATATGAATTCGTTTAACAATAATCAGTTTAATATGAACACGGATTATTCTTTTGGTGGAACGAACCATTATATGGGAGTAGATTTTCAAATGCAATATCACGACTTTCTTGAACAGTCGCTACCCATGCAAATGACACATAAAAGACCGGATGAAAAACCAAAGCGTACACGCAGAAGGAAAGTTTCGGAGGATATGTCCGATCAAATTTCAAATACAACTGGACAAAAACGGCGGCGATCTACAAAAAAGTCGCAAAATCCACCAAGCGTAGATTCTATCGGCACCCCGCAGTCCACGGATAATTGCGCAACCCCTGCTTTAAGTGATAATTTTTTAGATGAACTTACAAACACTGGAACTTGTAACACACCCATGCAATCAATGTCATTTGGGTCTTTAAATTCGCATACGCCAAGTCCAAATTGTGTGAACTCTAAACCGTCACCGTGCCAAGATGGTTTATCGGGAAATTTTGATAACTTTGAAAGTGTATTTTCTCCAGATACCACTGCACAAAGTTTACCTCAAGAATCTGATGATGGAACAAATTGTGGACTGAATGTGAACACGTCGTTAAATTCTTCTAAACCGTCAACCCCGAATCGACCAAGCTCGAATTATTCAAATGCAAGTCTTCCAATTGTCAGTCCCAAGTCAGGGTCACATTTCAACTCGCAACCAAATAGCCTTCCGACCTCCACAAGCAGTGAGTTTAATGTATCCCAGGTACCTGCTGAAAATGTAATGCAAGAAGCTGGTAAGGACAGTGCGCATCCCCTTGAAATTCTCCAACAACAAATTCAGATACAGCGACAACAGTTCAATCTTGGCGATACACGATCTATTGGTAAAGACTCATCGACCGTTACAACCTCATCGTGCAACAACATCAACCGTTCATCCGACATTAGTGTTGATGCTTTGATTACGGACAAAAACTCTGCTTGGTATATGACAAACGATTCAAAGAAAGATGAAGTTTTGTTACCGTGGGAGGACTCGAAGAAAGCGCCCTCTACCATACCAACGAAAG
- the LOC140043433 gene encoding uncharacterized protein, with the protein MQYIFVYVLLSLLGVTITLSDEVAVEDEQFKRALYEETEDALANVHTWLYPEVSDTSYRKTERSTQSLKHLFSKTSSGDVGALARIAVLMERHVEIERRNLVSQYTPTLEALCEEIGFGFYQTNCSKLKKYRTINGTCNNLDNVHWGAALTPMPRFLAPDYADGVNDPREAPSPRFLPSPRLVSSTVVHEVVNLAKQFNTLVMHTGQYLDHDIGHSPEEVGDEECHCTTNDRCLPIKIPDNDPFFNSSSCIEFLRSSPVPGLDCKPGPRQQLNQITSFLDLSSVYGSHDNVSAALRNQDDKAYLKVQENPLGEPYKPYLPVDEELEQCVGISEDERCVKGGDLRTSEQPGLVAMHTIFMRQHNAFAKILYDINPQWKGDVVFEEARKINYAIWQRIIYNEFLPIIIGREAMLKYDLTVLNDGFFLGYSAKVDPSAVNVFSHAAFRFGHSLIPSDLKRVNHKFEEVYPRVTLREAFFNASFLFDHENGGLDSIVLGMLSDSLSKVDTNIDDDVTKHLFAVPAGGIGLDLVALNIQRGRDHGLPAYNEWRYFCELPKAKNFDDLRSEMSASNIRNLQKVYESVDDIDAFIGFISETAVHGALVGKTLGCIIAKQFRNFKFGDRFWHENGNGKQAFTIEQLNEIRKMTMARVLCENLNEIESVQPRAFEVADEDKTSTESTGYVTHGENKRVSCGDYATIPTIRLQHWIEYEEPLVELDYKAVDLQRGVEEINRIEADLGQNKRQHPPGFEPVDPNLVPSIPGLCPENGYDKTPDDCLGDQTYRSFDGSCNNLLHPNWGKAIGPLARLLPPAYGDGSSKNINAPRRATDGSELPNARKITSTITVKKSPASKKHTALLMSFGQFLDHDFALSPEKLTVCTSCKTHGECFPIPILKDDYYFRNKKCLHFTRSRRVKRADCKEHPEEQQNIISSYIDLSMVYGTSDDIINAVRDQHSDIGLLRTAPNPQYPARKDYLPFDHDNSMCFEDGDIKCGLAGDFRAPEQVGLTSLHTMFLREHNRIATELSTINPHWDSERLYQETRRILIAMWQFIVYNEYIHLIIGSKMSSSYNLYPLAHGSSLNHYDRTEDVTILNEFSTAAFRMGHSMIPPSFIRVDEQFNEAYDSLELSDVFFNATHLFNFAQGGMDSITLGLTASPVMKVDNFFTQHVSNHLFAEPAGGPGNDLISINIQRGRDHGIPSYTALVFKCFGKQIRNFQDLGPEIDDELIGQLQQLYTNVHDIDLFIGGTAETPQSGATVGRTLACIIGVQFNKLKHGDRFWFENKGTVGAFTIDQVDEIRKASLARIICDNLDNVARIQPKVLVEPDEGFVGHIREPTEAPQFHYFGPFFPRPPKPEPANKRVSCSNTGKIPRLNLKEWKEY; encoded by the exons ATGCAGTACATATTCGTGTATGTTCTTTTAAG tttgttaGGCGTTACAATCACATTATCAGATGAAGTTGCAGTAGAAGATGAGCAGTTTAAGAGGGCTTTATATGAAGAGACAGAGGACGCTTTGGCCAATGTACACACATGGCTCTACCCAGAAG TTTCAGATACAAGTTATAGAAAAACTGAACGATCGACTCAGTCacttaaacatttatttagtaaaacgtCATCCGGTGACGTCGGGGCATTAGCAAGAATAGCCGTACTGATGGAAAGGCATGTTGAAATTGAAAGGAG gAATCTTGTTTCGCAATACACCCCAACATTGGAAGCGTTATGTGAAGAGATAGGATTTGGGTTCTATCAGACAAACTGcagcaaattaaaaaaatatagaacaATCAATGGAACGTGTAATAACCTAGATAATGTGCATTGGGGTGCGGCACTTACACCAATGCCACGGTTTTTGGCACCAGATTATGCAGACG GTGTTAATGATCCTCGTGAAGCGCCATCACCAAGATTCCTTCCAAGTCCTCGTCTTGTTTCATCCACTGTTGTCCATGAGGTTGTAAACTTAGCAAAACAGTTTAACACATTGGTGATGCATACAGGGCAGTATCTTGACCATGATATTGGACATTCACCAGAAGAAGTAGGAG ACGAGGAGTGTCACTGCACGACCAACGACAGATGCTTACCAATCAAGATTCCTGATAATGATCCGTTTTTCAATTCTTCATCTTGTATTGAATTTCTCCGTTCGTCGCCAGTTCCTGGACTTGATTGCAAACCTGGACCCCGTCAGCAACTCAATCAGATTACATCCTTTTTAGACTTATCTTCTGTTTACGGCTCGCACGATAACGTATCCGCTGCTCTTCGTAACCAAG ATGATAAAGCCTATTTAAAAGTGCAAGAAAATCCTCTTGGAGAGCCATACAAACCGTACCTTCCAGTCGATGAAGAATTGGAACAATGCGTAGGAATATCAGAAGACGAGAGATGTGTAAAAGGGGGCGATTTACGAACATCTGAACAACCAGGCTTGGTTGCTATGCACACCATATTCATGCGCCAACATAACGCTTTTGCTAAAATACTTTATGACATCAATCCTCAATGGAAGGGTGACGTGGTATTTGAAGAAGCAAGAAAAATCAACTATGCTATTTGGCAAAGAATAATATATAACGAATTTTTACCAATTATAATTGGACGAGAAGCAATGTTAAAATACGACTTGACAGTATTAAATGATGGGTTTTTCCTTGGTTACAGTGCAAAAGTAGACCCATCAGCTGTTAATGTTTTCTCTCATGCTGCCTTCAGATTTGGTCATAGTCTGATACCTTCAGATCTAAAACGTGTTAACCACAAGTTTGAAGAGGTTTACCCCCGAGTTACCCTAAGAGAGGCGTTCTTTAATGCAAGCTTTTTGTTTGATCATGAAAACGGAGGCTTGGACTCTATTGTACTGGGCATGTTGTCAGACTCTCTCTCAAAGGTGGACACAAATATCGATGATGACGTCACCAAGCATTTATTTGCAGTTCCAGCTGGAGG AATTGGTTTAGATCTCGTGGCTCTAAATATACAAAGAGGGCGTGATCATGGACTGCCAGCCTATAATGAATGGCGCTATTTTTGTGAACTTCCCAAAGCCAAAAACTTCGACGATCTGAGAAGTGAAATGAGCGCGTCTAACATCAGGAATTTACAGAAGGTTTACGA gtcAGTTGATGACATTGATGCATTTATTGGTTTTATATCCGAGACAGCCGTACACGGTGCACTTGTTGGCAAGACCCTCGGTTGCATAATTGCCAAACAATTTAGAAACTTCAAGTTTGGGGATCGTTTTTGGCACGAAAATGGAAATGGAAAACAAGCTTTTACTATCG AACAATTAAATGAGATTAGAAAAATGACAATGGCACGTGTTTTATGTGAAAATTTGAATGAAATAGAAAGCGTCCAACCTCGAGCGTTTGAAGTGGCCGATGAAGACAAAACATCTAC TGAAAGCACGGGGTACGTCACTCATGGTGAAAATAAACGTGTGTCGTGTGGAGACTACGCTACTATTCCTACCATTAGACTACAACATTGGATTGAGTACGAAG AACCTTTGGTTGAACTCGATTACAAAGCTGTTGACCTTCAGAGAGGCG TTGAAGAAATCAACAGAATAGAAGCAGATTTAGGACAAAATAAGAG ACAGCATCCACCTGGATTTGAACCAGTCGATCCAAACCTCGTTCCGTCCATTCCTGGCCTATGTCCAGAGAATGGGTATGACAAGACACCCGATGATTGTTTAGGAGACCAAACATATCGTAGTTTCGATGGTTCTTGTAATAATCTACTTCACCCAAATTGGGGGAAAGCAATTGGCCCTTTGGCTAGGTTATTGCCTCCAGCTTATGGAGATG GTAGTAGTAAGAATATTAATGCACCACGACGGGCCACTGATGGTTCAGAACTCCCCAATGCAAGAAAAATAACCTCAACAATAACTGTGAAAAAAAGTCCCGCTAGCAAGAAACATACAGCACTTTTGATGTCATTTGGACAGTTTCTGGATCACGATTTTGCCCTGTCTCCAGAAAAAT TAACTGTTTGCACGAGCTGTAAAACACATGGTGAATGTTTCCCGATTCCTATCCTTAAAGACGACTACTACTTCCGAAATAAGAAATGTCTGCATTTTACAAGATCCCGACGAGTAAAGCGCGCCGATTGTAAAGAACATCCCGAGGAACAACAGAACATCATATCTTCCTACATTGACCTCTCCATGGTGTATGGAACTtctgatgacatcatcaatgcTGTTAGAGACCAACATTCTG ATATAGGACTTTTGCGTACTGCACCAAACCCACAATATCCCGCAAGAAAAGATTATCTTCCATTTGACCATGATAACTCCATGTGCTTTGAAGATGGCGATATTAAATGTGGCCTAGCTGGTGACTTCCGAGCACCCGAGCAGGTTGGCCTGACATCACTACATACTATGTTCCTTCGTGAGCACAACCGGATTGCGACAGAATTATCCACAATAAACCCTCACTGGGATTCAGAACGCCTGTATCAAGAAACAAGACGAATATTGATTGCAATGTGGCAATTTATAGTTTACAAtgaatatatacatttaatCATTGGCTCAAAAATGTCAAGTAGTTACAACTTGTATCCACTTGCACATGGAAGCTCGCTTAATCACTATGATCGAACCGAAGACGTCACAATCCTAAATGAGTTTTCGACAGCTGCTTTCCGTATGGGCCACAGTATGATACCGCCCTCATTCATCCGTGTCGACGAACAGTTTAACGAAGCGTACGATTCATTGGAACTCAGTGACGTTTTCTTCAATGCTACGCATTTATTCAACTTTGCACAAGGTGGAATGGATTCCATAACTCTTGGGTTGACTGCCTCACCAGTCATGAAAGTTGACAACTTCTTTACACAGCATGTCTCAAACCATTTGTTTGCCGAACCCGCCGGTGG ACCTGGTAACGACTTGATATCGATAAACATCCAACGTGGTAGAGATCATGGCATCCCAAGTTATACCGCTCTTGTGTTTAAATGCTTCGGGAAACAGATTCGCAATTTCCAAGATCTTGGACCTGAAATAGACGACGAGCTTATAGGTCAACTGCAACAGTTATACAC GAATGTTCATGACATCGACCTGTTTATTGGTGGAACGGCTGAAACTCCCCAGTCTGGAGCAACTGTCGGCCGTACACTTGCGTGTATCATTGGTGTACAGTTTAACAAGTTAAAACATGGCGACCGATTCTGGTTTGAAAATAAAGGAACAGTTGGAGCATTTACAATAG ATCAAGTCGATGAGATACGAAAGGCATCTTTAGCCCGAATCATCTGTGACAATTTAGATAACGTCGCCCGCATCCAACCAAAAGTATTAGTAGAGCCTGATGAAGGATTTGTTGGCCATATAAG AGAACCAACTGAAGCACCACAATTCCACTACTTTGGACCGTTCTTTCCAAGACCTCCTAAACCAGAACCCGCCAACAAAAGAGTATCATGCTCCAATACTGGCAAGATACCAAGACTTAACCTCAAAGAGTGGAAGGAATACTAA
- the LOC140043439 gene encoding peroxidasin homolog pxn-1-like — VPSKDCKENPWQQLNSITSFLDMSLVYGNNDVRANQLRDISQGKGLLKYTLKPNSSSTQMYLPNDPYITNCAIDVKLKCGLSGDNRTSEQPGLTALHTVFLRYHNQIATSLSEINQNWLNDRLYEETRRILGAIFQRITYSEYLPAILDASTRRLYGLELEDSGRNGAYYSPFVNPSVLNEFSSAAFRFGHSQVPSSITRVNRYYEPYQPILLRFAFHNASIVYDDDNGGIDGILLGQMVTPLSQTDESLSEEITEHLVPRPIDGPGRDLFAINIQRGRDHGLASYNKLREACGLKLAHNFDDLLDSIRSSTIEKLKSIYKHVDDIDLYAGGICETPVRGGSIGPTFSCIIGLQFLKLKIGDYFWHERSNIQSSFTYEQLQEIRKVTMARVFCDTLQDVWRIQPDVFRLPSYKNSRVTCDDLPNLNLNLWNEP; from the exons GTTCCTTCAAAAGATTGCAAAGAGAATCCATGGCAACAATTGAACTCTATAACGTCATTTCTTGACATGTCTCTTGTGTATGGTAATAATGACGTTAGAGCCAACCAACTTAGAGACATATCACAAG GTAAGGGCTTACTAAAGTACACACTTAAGCCAAACAGTTCGTCCACACAGATGTATTTACCGAATGATCCTTACATTACAAACTGCGCCATAGATGTCAAATTAAAGTGTGGTCTATCCGGTGATAATCGAACGTCCGAACAGCCAGGTCTGACAGCTTTACATACTGTATTCCTAAGATATCATAACCAAATCGCTACCTCTTTGTCTGAGATCAACCAAAATTGGTTAAACGACCGTTTGTATGAAGAAACTAGAAGAATATTAGGCGCGATTTTTCAAAGAATAACGTACAGTGAGTATTTACCAGCGATACTGGACGCATCAACACGCAGACTTTACGGTTTGGAATTAGAAGATAGTGGAAGAAATGGCGCGTATTATAGTCCGTTCGTTAACCCGTCAGTGCTAAATGAATTCTCGTCTGCTGCGTTTAGATTCGGACATAGCCAAGTACCATCAAGTATCACCCGTGTGAATAGGTACTATGAACCATACCAGCCAATTCTACTTAGGTTTGCTTTTCACAATGCGAGTATTgtgtatgatgatgataatggagGTATTGATGGGATTCTGCTAGGCCAGATGGTCACGCCTTTGAGTCAAACAGACGAGTCGCTGAGTGAGGAAATCACTGAACATCTTGTACCACGACCAATCGATGG GCCTGGAAGAGATCTATTTGCGATCAACATCCAACGTGGTCGTGATCACGGACTTGCATCTTACAACAAACTTCGTGAAGCTTGCGGCTTAAAACTAGCTCATAACTTTGATGACTTGTTGGATAGTATTAGATCATCTACGATAGAGAAGCTTAAATCAATATATAA GCACGTTGATGATATAGATTTGTATGCTGGTGGAATATGTGAAACACCAGTGAGAGGCGGATCAATTGGACCTACATTTTCCTGCATCATCGGTCTGCAATTTCTAAAGCTGAAAATTGGTGATTACTTTTGGCACGAGCGGAGTAATATTCAAAGTAGCTTCACTTACG AACAATTGCAAGAAATCCGTAAGGTCACAATGGCCCGAGTCTTTTGTGACACTCTACAAGATGTTTGGCGTATTCAGCCTGACGTATTCCGCCTCCC atCGTACAAGAACAGTCGAGTTACTTGCGATGATTTACCAAACTTGAATCTAAACCTGTGGAACGAACCTTAA